The sequence below is a genomic window from Euwallacea similis isolate ESF13 chromosome 1, ESF131.1, whole genome shotgun sequence.
GAAACTCGGCCCTGAAATTAGAGCGAAATCCACAGAAACTGTGGAACAGAAATTAGAAAGGTTTGTCTGGAACTGAGGAAAGTTTTTCAGCATTCCTGAtctctgaaatatttattcaaaaaaagtaTCCAAATcgaaaaatctacaaaaagtCACCTGGGGCTCATCTAACACATTACAAGTAATTAATGAGCAATGGCTTTTACatccttaataaaaataccccAGACTAGTAAGGTAGCATCAGCCTCAGTGATATTTTTACATGGATCCGGTaagtttcttcttttcaaAGTAATCGACTCATGCATTAAACCATTGTAATTCGTTTATTTCACCTAAACATGTTTGTTGCATGTAAACTTCTAATTTTCAGGAGACACAGGTCAAGGATTCTTAAACTGGGTAAAGTTTCTGATTGGTGATTTCAAGTCTCCTCATACTAGTTTCTACTTCCCCACGGCACCTTTAAGGCCCTATACACCACTTAAAGGAGAagtatgtatttttatctgAGCATTATCTTGGTTTAATGTCATTGGTCAGTCTTGGTTTTGCAAAAAGATCTCTAAATTAGTGAAAGGACCTTATAGACCACTATTAGatctataaattattttaaataatacaaattcaaGTAGAAAGTCTTGTGAGATATATCCagtagtttttataaatttgtttctaaGTACCCAGTACACTATACTGTCCCCCAACACACTCCCTGCCTATAAGCTTAAgaggttttaatttattaaaagccCTTAATGTTACGAGCTCACACACTGTCTTTTGTCGTTGAGTCATCAAAGGCAATGAAAATTGCCTCACACGTACACATATAATAGCATAGATACATAGACTGaaacacattttctttaaaaccatAACATGTTATGTTGTATTGGGACACCTGTACTAATGCGAATTTAGTGCAGTAAATGGTCGAATTTTTTACTGTCTTTGTCCTACAAAATACTAAAATGCCACTACTGAAACGTAGCACCAAGTGGCCTAAATTTGTAAGAACAATAAAGTAGTTTTTGCACAGTTTTTGTATTCATCTCCCTGTGCTTTCTAAACACAGGACAAGCTACTGTAGATTTGTCAagaattctttattaaattggcGAAGATCAGCAGAAATCACGACAGAAAATTGCGTCAACGAGGGACGACACTGGAAAAATACAACAGTTTTTCTCCACATACCCTTTCCTGACTGtttgttcaataattttgcAGGTCAGGTAAAACTGTTGGAAAAGAATGAGGTGAGTAGGGCCCTTTAGATACACGCAGATAGCACTCCATGGCCACATTGTCGTACCAAATGCGCACTTTTGACGCTCAAATTCGCCATTAATATTATGTAATCTCATTAAATGACTGTTGAACAACTGTTTGGCAAATGCATATAACGTTTAAGTGCAGCTATTCTCTTTTCCCTTTACAGTCCAGCTATGTGTGGTTTGATAGATATAGCATAACACCAGATGTGCCTGAACATATTGAGACATTAAATGACGCTGGTGAGCAAATTAAACTTCTGGTTGATGATATTGTTGCCAGTGGAGTCCCTCTGAACCGGATTATTATAGgtaagaaaaagagaaaatttagaAGTGTTTAtgctttttttcatattttctgtTGTATTGTTACTGCTCTTGAGGTTGTAAATCGTTTGGTTGATTTTTTGGCTGATCTGATAACGCAGAAAATAATTCGTCAGTTACTTCAAAATCTTCACATTAAGCCGTTTCTCAGAAAGCACTGAAGAACAGGTTTTTCATGCATTACTTTTCGTTTCAGGTGGTTTTTCGATGGGCGGTGCTCTGGCTCTACATTCAGCTTTCCGTTATGCTCCCGGCCTAGGAGCAGTTTTCGCCCTCTCCTCATTCCTCAACAAAAATTCCGCTGTTTACTCAGAACTCAGAGCGGAATCAACACCTTTGTATATGGCTCACGGTGAGAGAGACACGATGGTTCCTATTTCGTGGGCTAAGAAATCGTTTGAAGAATTAACAAAGCTCAACGTCAAAGGGGAATTTATTTCTCTGGGATACACTTTAcacgaaataaaaaagagcGAATTGCAAGGATTATTCAGGTG
It includes:
- the LOC136414676 gene encoding lysophospholipase-like protein 1; this translates as MAFTSLIKIPQTSKVASASVIFLHGSGDTGQGFLNWVKFLIGDFKSPHTSFYFPTAPLRPYTPLKGESSYVWFDRYSITPDVPEHIETLNDAGEQIKLLVDDIVASGVPLNRIIIGGFSMGGALALHSAFRYAPGLGAVFALSSFLNKNSAVYSELRAESTPLYMAHGERDTMVPISWAKKSFEELTKLNVKGEFISLGYTLHEIKKSELQGLFRWIERYLPPLESDTSQSS